In Mucilaginibacter boryungensis, a single window of DNA contains:
- a CDS encoding K(+)-transporting ATPase subunit C, with product MKTNFLKSIRLTLVLIVVLCVIYPVMITLAGKLSKGAGHGETISVNGKVVGYANVGQSFTKPLYFWGRPSAVAYNAAGSGGSNKGPSNPDYLKDVAKRIDTLLKYHPYLKRSDIPAEMVTASGSGLDPDISPEAAKIQVKRVAQYRNLSEQRVAALLATHIEQPLLGLFGPAKVNVLKLNVALDELK from the coding sequence ATGAAAACGAATTTTTTAAAATCTATACGCCTTACGCTGGTACTCATCGTGGTACTATGTGTAATCTATCCGGTAATGATCACCCTTGCCGGCAAGCTGTCCAAGGGCGCCGGTCATGGAGAAACCATCAGTGTGAACGGCAAAGTGGTGGGTTATGCCAATGTTGGTCAAAGTTTTACCAAACCCCTGTATTTCTGGGGCAGGCCCTCTGCTGTAGCTTATAACGCTGCGGGTTCGGGCGGCTCCAATAAAGGCCCAAGCAACCCCGACTATCTAAAGGATGTGGCTAAGCGCATCGATACCCTGCTGAAATATCACCCCTATTTGAAAAGAAGCGATATCCCGGCTGAAATGGTGACTGCCTCAGGCAGCGGGCTTGACCCTGATATCTCACCCGAAGCGGCCAAAATACAGGTAAAACGGGTAGCCCAATACCGCAACCTGAGCGAACAAAGAGTAGCCGCATTGTTGGCCACTCACATAGAACAGCCTTTACTTGGCCTGTTTGGCCCGGCCAAAGTGAATGTATTAAAACTGAACGTCGCACTCGACGAATTGAAATAA
- a CDS encoding porin, giving the protein MKKSIIALSILTLAATASRAQEIKPVDPPLSINGSVDSYYKYDFSGHNNIPTSFASDQNSFSIGMIDLALKKKVGKASFVGEVSFGPRNDQSIPVPANHIQNLYVGYDLTDKLNIIAGYMATFLGYEVISPAGNFNYSTSYLFTNGPFQNAGTKLTYVFSAQVSLMAGLYNDLWNVYTSAGRINTIGAQLMVVPVKGWTAYVNLLNGPASGTELDLTTTYQITSAFKLGLNAADFMAPGACPNGGFQGVALYPQVAVSPAVTLGLRGEYFKTKTGNYNSIAAPAAGESVTGLTLTANIKGGPLTFIPEVRLDNGSKNMFTDNHGAGTRSASQVALAAVYAF; this is encoded by the coding sequence ATGAAAAAATCGATTATTGCTTTAAGTATATTGACATTGGCTGCAACCGCATCGCGGGCACAGGAAATTAAACCTGTAGACCCACCGCTGTCCATCAACGGTTCGGTAGATAGCTATTACAAATATGACTTTTCAGGGCATAACAATATCCCCACCAGTTTTGCCAGCGATCAGAATTCTTTTTCGATCGGCATGATAGATCTGGCCTTGAAAAAGAAGGTTGGTAAAGCCTCATTCGTGGGTGAAGTATCCTTCGGCCCGCGTAACGACCAATCGATCCCGGTACCGGCCAATCATATCCAAAACCTTTATGTAGGGTACGATCTGACCGATAAGCTGAATATTATCGCGGGTTACATGGCAACATTTTTAGGTTACGAAGTGATCTCACCGGCAGGTAATTTCAATTACTCTACTTCGTATTTGTTTACCAACGGGCCATTTCAGAATGCCGGGACTAAACTAACCTATGTTTTTTCAGCTCAGGTTAGTTTAATGGCTGGCTTATATAATGACCTTTGGAATGTTTATACTTCGGCAGGCAGGATCAATACCATCGGCGCCCAACTAATGGTGGTTCCGGTAAAAGGCTGGACCGCTTATGTGAATTTATTAAACGGCCCAGCTTCGGGCACGGAGCTAGACCTGACTACCACCTATCAGATCACCAGCGCTTTTAAGCTGGGTTTGAACGCGGCTGATTTCATGGCACCGGGCGCATGCCCGAACGGCGGTTTCCAAGGTGTAGCGCTATATCCTCAGGTTGCGGTATCGCCAGCGGTGACCCTAGGCTTACGCGGTGAATATTTTAAGACGAAGACCGGCAATTATAATTCTATTGCCGCACCGGCAGCAGGCGAATCGGTAACCGGCCTTACCTTAACTGCGAATATCAAAGGCGGCCCATTGACCTTTATACCGGAAGTACGGTTGGATAATGGCTCAAAAAATATGTTTACAGACAACCATGGTGCAGGTACCAGATCTGCCTCGCAGGTTGCGCTGGCGGCGGTATATGCCTTTTAA
- a CDS encoding sensor histidine kinase, with amino-acid sequence MKVKNKLRLGFGFLFLIVLFFGGLSIILINQIATNGKVILKNNYETLTFVREMRSILDEQALPLNAAAASSFEQQLVAQEHNITEKGEGAVTAALRANYTHLQKENSPVVIRAIHQNLKQIEILNMKAIVRKNEQANHAVDKALLFLGLAGSFTFLVLFSFSVNFPGAIANPLNVLLKGIRQISQKNYKERIHFDNRDEFAEVAAAFNDMAARLDDWENSSLSQIMSEKQRIETIIEQMQDAIIGISEQQQILFINTTAKTMLNLSDQKYEGQQVADIARHNDLLQSILDSKGNGKPFRIVINGKDSFFQLDSTEITVPNISPNPEDTISIARKSAGRVFILRNVTEFKERDEAKTNFIATISHELKTPISAIKMSLKLLHDERVGSLNEEQVDLINHIGDDAERLLKITYELLDLSQVETGNILLNFIATEPEQILQYAVKAVKFEADQKQVELEQHLPAHLPQVLADTEKTAWVMINFLSNALRYSSERSRIVIQVKQQKQFLEFSVQDFGKGIDAQYQDRLFDRYFQVPTDGQNKSGSGLGLAIAKEFITAQGGQIGLESEVGSGSRFYFTLPIARN; translated from the coding sequence ATGAAAGTAAAAAATAAACTCCGCCTTGGATTTGGATTCCTGTTCCTGATCGTCCTGTTTTTTGGAGGGCTATCCATTATCCTGATCAACCAGATTGCTACTAACGGCAAGGTAATCCTCAAAAACAATTACGAAACACTCACTTTTGTACGTGAAATGCGTTCCATCCTTGACGAACAGGCGCTCCCTTTAAATGCCGCTGCCGCCAGTAGTTTTGAGCAGCAATTGGTTGCCCAGGAACACAATATTACTGAAAAGGGGGAAGGCGCAGTTACTGCCGCATTGCGAGCCAATTATACTCATCTGCAAAAAGAGAACTCCCCCGTCGTCATCAGAGCTATACACCAAAATCTGAAGCAAATAGAGATCCTGAATATGAAAGCCATAGTCCGCAAGAACGAACAGGCGAACCATGCGGTGGATAAAGCACTTCTTTTCCTGGGACTGGCCGGGTCTTTCACCTTTTTAGTGCTGTTTAGTTTCAGTGTCAATTTTCCCGGCGCTATAGCTAATCCGCTGAATGTTCTGTTGAAAGGTATCCGACAGATCAGCCAAAAGAATTATAAAGAGCGTATCCATTTTGACAATAGAGATGAATTTGCCGAAGTTGCCGCTGCTTTTAATGATATGGCTGCCCGATTGGACGATTGGGAGAACAGCAGCTTGTCGCAAATCATGTCAGAAAAGCAACGGATCGAAACCATCATCGAGCAAATGCAGGATGCCATTATAGGTATCAGTGAGCAGCAGCAGATCCTTTTCATTAACACCACGGCCAAAACTATGCTTAACCTGAGCGATCAGAAGTATGAAGGGCAACAGGTGGCTGATATCGCCCGTCATAATGACCTGCTGCAATCGATCCTCGACAGCAAAGGCAACGGCAAGCCATTTCGCATCGTAATCAACGGCAAAGATTCCTTTTTTCAATTGGATTCCACCGAGATCACCGTTCCAAATATTTCGCCCAACCCCGAGGATACGATCAGCATTGCGCGCAAATCGGCAGGCCGGGTATTTATCCTGCGCAACGTGACGGAGTTTAAAGAACGTGATGAGGCAAAAACGAATTTTATCGCCACGATTTCGCATGAACTTAAAACCCCCATCTCCGCGATCAAGATGAGCCTGAAGCTCCTACATGATGAACGTGTGGGGTCATTAAATGAGGAACAGGTAGACCTTATCAACCATATTGGTGATGATGCCGAAAGACTGCTGAAGATCACCTACGAGTTACTGGATCTTTCGCAGGTTGAGACTGGCAACATCCTGCTGAACTTTATTGCTACCGAGCCGGAGCAGATTCTGCAATATGCCGTAAAAGCCGTTAAATTCGAAGCCGATCAAAAACAAGTGGAACTGGAGCAACATCTGCCGGCCCACCTGCCCCAGGTACTGGCCGATACCGAAAAAACCGCCTGGGTGATGATCAACTTTCTATCCAATGCCTTGCGCTACAGTTCCGAACGGTCGCGTATTGTAATCCAGGTAAAACAACAGAAGCAATTTTTGGAATTTTCCGTACAGGATTTCGGTAAAGGGATTGATGCGCAATATCAGGACCGCCTTTTCGACCGCTATTTTCAGGTACCTACCGATGGCCAGAATAAATCCGGTTCGGGCTTGGGCCTGGCCATTGCTAAAGAGTTTATCACTGCACAAGGCGGACAAATAGGGCTGGAAAGCGAAGTGGGCAGCGGAAGCCGGTTTTATTTCACCTTGCCAATAGCAAGAAATTAG
- a CDS encoding sigma-54-dependent transcriptional regulator, with product MKSTVLIIDDETKLAGLMARIIGLEGYHTLLAGSGKEGLRLLEREHIQVVLSDIKLPDVSGVELVKELKEKKPYIEVICLTAYGTIADGVTAIKNGAFDYITKGDDNERILPLLAKAAEKAELQYKLYQLENQLISQHSFEGIIGQSRAIKNAIELARKVAVTDTTVLLLGETGTGKEVFARAIHYNSNRKQKNFVAVNCSAFSRELLESELFGYKAGAFTNALKDKKGLFEEADGGTLFMDEIGELPIDLQAKLLRVLESGEFIKVGDTKTNKINVRIIAATNRHLQEEIQKGNFREDLFYRLSVFHISLPSLNDRREDIPLLADYYLKEYTAKMNRKMNGIDPTMMEQLEKYNWRGNIRELKNLIERAVIVADDDILKADLLPVDLYGEQESLLTVFDMATMEKNHIRKILKHTKGNKTEAARLMNIGVTTLYRKIEEYHLG from the coding sequence ATGAAATCAACTGTATTGATCATTGATGATGAAACCAAACTTGCCGGCCTGATGGCACGGATCATCGGGCTGGAAGGCTACCATACCTTATTGGCCGGTTCGGGCAAGGAAGGATTGCGGCTGCTGGAGCGCGAGCATATCCAAGTGGTGCTTAGTGATATAAAACTACCTGATGTTAGCGGCGTCGAACTGGTTAAAGAATTGAAAGAGAAAAAGCCTTATATCGAAGTGATCTGCCTGACCGCTTACGGCACCATCGCCGATGGCGTTACCGCTATTAAAAACGGCGCTTTCGATTATATCACCAAAGGCGACGATAACGAACGTATTTTGCCTTTACTTGCCAAGGCTGCCGAAAAGGCTGAACTGCAATATAAGCTATACCAGTTGGAAAACCAGTTGATCAGTCAACACAGCTTTGAAGGGATCATTGGCCAGTCACGTGCGATAAAGAATGCCATTGAATTGGCGCGTAAAGTAGCCGTTACCGATACAACGGTATTATTATTAGGTGAAACCGGTACCGGCAAAGAAGTGTTTGCCCGAGCAATCCATTACAACAGTAACCGCAAACAGAAGAATTTTGTGGCGGTCAATTGTAGCGCTTTTTCCCGCGAATTGCTGGAAAGTGAATTATTTGGCTATAAAGCCGGGGCATTTACCAACGCTTTAAAAGATAAAAAGGGCTTGTTTGAAGAAGCAGACGGCGGCACGCTGTTCATGGACGAGATCGGTGAATTGCCTATCGATCTGCAGGCCAAGTTGCTGCGGGTATTGGAATCGGGTGAGTTTATTAAGGTAGGAGACACGAAGACTAATAAAATCAACGTGCGGATCATCGCAGCCACCAATCGTCATTTACAGGAAGAAATTCAGAAAGGCAATTTCCGCGAAGACCTGTTTTACCGCCTGTCGGTGTTTCACATCAGCCTGCCATCACTAAATGATCGACGCGAAGATATCCCCCTACTGGCCGATTATTACCTAAAAGAATACACCGCCAAAATGAACCGGAAAATGAACGGCATTGATCCGACAATGATGGAGCAACTGGAGAAATATAACTGGCGGGGTAATATCCGCGAACTGAAGAACCTGATCGAGCGCGCGGTTATTGTGGCTGACGACGATATACTTAAAGCTGATCTGCTTCCAGTCGATCTTTACGGCGAACAGGAAAGCCTGCTGACCGTTTTTGATATGGCCACCATGGAGAAAAACCATATCCGCAAGATCCTTAAACATACCAAAGGTAATAAGACCGAGGCTGCCCGCCTGATGAACATAGGCGTAACCACGCTTTACCGTAAAATAGAAGAGTATCATTTAGGCTAA
- a CDS encoding pentapeptide repeat-containing protein, protein MEMKMIGNKIAETRKRANMSQAELAEQLFISPQAVGKWERGESIPDIVTSKRLAEILKVDLNFLTGSVTIVDLPNNGSSPTEEGASTSRSQESSEIIHFSGSNLLESDFAGVIAHNRKFNGSALRGTDFTDADLTGSRFSGSDVCEVNFKGANLTNCVFSASDLSRSCFQKSILTGTEFTSSGMSLTKFTDCEFLNVKLARTDLRKTIFENCIFETVEFKSADLTDLIFDGHHFTNVKFHNTALNGVSFKGATLKNVSFRAPYALTNRYYKAIQTICFDNAMIDKLTYAALKGIGANLSNVTIY, encoded by the coding sequence ATGGAAATGAAAATGATTGGCAATAAAATAGCCGAAACCAGAAAAAGGGCAAATATGTCCCAGGCAGAATTAGCGGAACAATTATTTATTAGTCCGCAAGCCGTGGGTAAATGGGAGCGCGGGGAATCGATACCGGATATTGTTACCAGCAAACGCCTTGCGGAAATATTAAAAGTCGACCTTAATTTCCTAACGGGAAGTGTTACGATTGTGGATTTGCCTAACAACGGTTCGTCCCCAACTGAAGAGGGTGCATCCACATCCCGCTCTCAAGAGTCTTCTGAAATAATTCATTTCAGTGGCAGCAATTTATTAGAAAGCGATTTTGCCGGCGTTATCGCGCATAATCGTAAATTTAATGGAAGTGCGTTGCGTGGAACCGATTTTACTGATGCCGACCTAACGGGCAGCAGATTTTCTGGCAGCGATGTTTGTGAAGTCAATTTCAAAGGGGCGAATCTTACTAACTGTGTTTTTTCAGCGTCCGATCTTTCCAGGTCCTGCTTTCAAAAAAGCATTTTGACAGGAACGGAATTTACCAGTTCAGGAATGAGCCTCACGAAATTCACAGATTGCGAATTCCTGAATGTTAAACTGGCCCGAACCGATCTGAGGAAAACGATCTTCGAAAATTGTATATTCGAGACTGTGGAGTTCAAATCTGCCGATCTTACAGATTTAATTTTTGACGGTCACCACTTTACTAATGTCAAATTCCACAATACGGCATTAAACGGTGTCTCTTTCAAAGGCGCAACACTCAAAAATGTGTCATTCCGCGCGCCCTACGCTTTAACCAATAGATACTATAAGGCAATCCAAACCATTTGCTTTGATAATGCCATGATAGATAAATTAACTTACGCCGCATTAAAAGGAATTGGAGCTAACCTCTCTAATGTTACGATATATTAA
- a CDS encoding KUP/HAK/KT family potassium transporter encodes MNPHLRKLSAGGVLITLGIIFGDIGTSPLYALQTILKEGGGADQFMVLGAVSCIFWTLTLQTTFKYIFITLQADNRGEGGIFSLYALVRRYGKWLAIPAIIGAGTLLADGIITPPISVTSAIEGLALVPALSKVMVPGHDIILIVVIAILILLFFFQQFGTNVVGAAFGPVMLIWFVMLAGLGMVQVAHYPMIFKALNPVYGFDLLVKHPNGFWLLGAVFLCTTGAEALYSDLGHCGRKNIQVSWIFVKTALMLNYLGQAAWVLSQPKADVNVNPFFAIVPHGFVIPAVGIATLATIIASQALISGSFTLISEAVSMNFWPRITIKYPSNIRGQIYIPSINWILCFGCIAVSLYFRTAEAMTAAYGFSITIAMLSTTILMFYFMRYVKNWPLWLVVIILCVFLTVEASFFVANSVKIVKRLFFLVFEVSLIFTMFIWFRARKINNRFLSFVELKDYIPMLNAMSRDQGIPKYATHLIYLTKANNSKQIEQKIIYSILSRKPKRADVYWFVHIERTDEPFTMEYTVEELEHEKVIRVEFRLGFRINPRVNVLFRKVVEEMIQRNELDITSKYESLSSYHLPADFQFVIMEKFLSYNNEFSVKEGFILRSYFWIKSLGLSEAKAFGLDTSETHVEKIPLVVNPVTNINLRRVPVN; translated from the coding sequence ATGAATCCTCATCTTAGAAAGCTCTCCGCCGGCGGCGTATTGATCACACTTGGTATTATCTTCGGCGACATTGGCACCTCGCCTTTATACGCACTGCAAACTATTTTAAAAGAAGGGGGTGGCGCCGACCAGTTTATGGTTTTAGGCGCAGTGTCTTGTATCTTTTGGACACTAACCCTGCAAACTACCTTTAAGTATATTTTCATCACCCTGCAAGCTGACAATCGCGGCGAGGGCGGTATCTTTTCGCTCTATGCTTTGGTGCGCCGTTACGGAAAATGGCTGGCCATTCCGGCTATCATTGGTGCCGGTACGCTACTGGCTGATGGTATCATTACCCCACCCATATCCGTCACTTCCGCAATAGAGGGCCTTGCATTGGTTCCTGCTTTATCAAAAGTGATGGTACCCGGGCATGATATCATTTTGATCGTGGTGATCGCTATCCTTATCCTGTTATTTTTCTTTCAGCAGTTCGGCACTAATGTGGTTGGCGCAGCTTTCGGACCAGTAATGCTGATTTGGTTTGTAATGCTGGCGGGCCTGGGCATGGTTCAGGTGGCGCATTACCCGATGATTTTTAAAGCGCTTAATCCGGTTTACGGATTTGATCTGCTGGTTAAACATCCTAATGGCTTTTGGTTATTAGGGGCGGTCTTTCTATGTACTACCGGTGCCGAAGCATTATATTCCGACCTTGGCCATTGTGGCCGCAAAAACATCCAGGTCAGCTGGATATTCGTCAAGACCGCCTTGATGCTGAATTATCTTGGACAGGCCGCCTGGGTATTGTCGCAACCCAAAGCCGATGTTAATGTCAATCCTTTTTTTGCTATCGTACCACATGGTTTTGTCATTCCGGCCGTTGGTATTGCCACTTTAGCGACGATCATCGCCAGCCAGGCTTTGATCAGTGGTTCCTTCACACTCATCAGCGAAGCGGTCAGTATGAACTTCTGGCCGCGAATCACTATAAAATATCCGTCCAATATCCGCGGGCAGATCTATATCCCCAGCATTAACTGGATATTGTGTTTTGGCTGTATCGCGGTCAGTCTGTATTTCCGCACAGCCGAAGCGATGACGGCAGCTTATGGTTTTTCGATTACCATCGCGATGTTATCCACCACGATACTGATGTTTTATTTTATGCGCTATGTAAAAAACTGGCCGCTTTGGCTCGTGGTTATTATCTTATGCGTTTTCCTAACGGTGGAAGCTTCGTTCTTCGTTGCCAATTCCGTTAAGATTGTGAAAAGGCTGTTCTTCCTGGTATTTGAAGTTAGTTTGATCTTCACCATGTTCATTTGGTTTCGTGCCCGCAAGATCAATAACCGTTTTTTGTCTTTTGTAGAGTTGAAAGATTATATACCGATGTTGAACGCGATGAGCCGGGACCAGGGCATCCCTAAATACGCAACCCACCTAATCTATTTGACCAAGGCTAATAATAGTAAACAGATTGAACAAAAAATCATATATTCTATCCTAAGCCGCAAGCCTAAGCGGGCCGATGTTTATTGGTTTGTCCATATCGAGCGCACCGATGAGCCTTTTACCATGGAATACACCGTCGAAGAACTGGAGCATGAAAAAGTGATCCGGGTAGAATTCCGCTTAGGCTTCCGTATCAATCCACGTGTGAATGTGCTATTCCGCAAAGTGGTTGAAGAAATGATACAGCGCAATGAGCTGGATATTACCAGCAAGTATGAATCTTTGAGCAGTTATCATTTGCCGGCTGATTTCCAGTTTGTGATTATGGAGAAATTCCTTTCCTATAACAACGAATTCAGCGTAAAAGAAGGCTTTATCCTGCGCAGCTATTTCTGGATCAAAAGCCTGGGATTGAGTGAGGCCAAAGCCTTTGGCTTGGATACCAGTGAAACACATGTCGAGAAGATTCCTTTGGTTGTCAACCCGGTAACGAACATCAATCTTCGCCGGGTACCCGTAAATTAA
- a CDS encoding sensor protein KdpD, whose translation MESDYKDNSVRDFIELVKKSRRGKLKVYIGMSAGVGKSYRMLQEAHALLRNGIDVQIGYIETHNRAETHALLDGLAMIDRRKVFYKGKELEEMDLKTILNRHPEVVIVDELAHSNIEGSKNSKRWQDVADILQAGISVITAVNIQHLESLNKDIEQITGITIGERIPDKILELADEIVNIDLTADELIARLKEGKIYEKNKIERSLQNFFQSDKILQLRELALKEVAHHLERKIDMEIPKQIKLRPEKFLACISSNAETAKIVIRKTARLASYYRSPWIVLYVQSSSESVDKIRLDKQRFLINNFKLATELGAEVLRVKSDQVTQTIMQVAEEREITTICIGKPHLNLFQVILRTAVFNELLRKIAATETDLVILS comes from the coding sequence ATGGAAAGCGATTACAAAGATAATTCTGTCAGGGATTTTATTGAGCTGGTCAAAAAGTCCAGGCGCGGTAAACTCAAAGTTTACATCGGCATGAGCGCGGGTGTAGGCAAAAGCTATCGCATGCTCCAGGAAGCGCATGCCCTGCTCAGAAATGGCATCGATGTGCAGATCGGGTATATCGAAACGCATAACAGGGCTGAAACCCATGCTTTATTGGATGGCCTGGCGATGATCGACCGCCGCAAAGTGTTTTATAAAGGCAAGGAACTGGAGGAAATGGACCTGAAAACCATTTTGAACCGCCACCCGGAGGTAGTAATTGTTGATGAACTCGCGCATTCTAATATCGAAGGCAGCAAAAACAGTAAGCGGTGGCAGGATGTCGCCGATATCCTACAGGCCGGTATCAGTGTGATCACCGCGGTAAATATTCAGCACCTGGAAAGCCTGAACAAAGATATCGAACAGATCACCGGCATCACTATCGGCGAGCGGATACCGGACAAGATATTGGAGCTGGCAGATGAGATTGTTAATATTGACCTGACGGCGGATGAACTGATTGCCCGGCTGAAAGAAGGCAAGATCTATGAAAAAAACAAGATCGAACGTTCCCTGCAAAACTTTTTCCAAAGCGATAAGATCCTTCAACTGCGGGAACTGGCGCTGAAGGAGGTCGCACATCACCTGGAACGAAAGATCGATATGGAAATCCCTAAACAGATCAAGCTGCGGCCAGAAAAGTTCCTCGCTTGTATCTCTTCCAACGCGGAAACAGCAAAGATCGTAATCCGTAAAACGGCACGGCTGGCTTCTTATTATCGCTCACCCTGGATTGTGCTGTATGTGCAAAGCAGCAGTGAAAGCGTAGATAAGATACGGCTGGATAAACAACGCTTTTTGATCAACAATTTTAAGCTAGCAACCGAACTTGGGGCAGAAGTGCTGCGAGTTAAAAGTGACCAGGTTACACAAACCATAATGCAAGTAGCTGAAGAGCGGGAGATCACCACTATTTGCATCGGTAAACCACATTTAAACTTATTCCAGGTGATCCTGAGAACCGCCGTATTTAACGAACTGCTGCGCAAGATCGCTGCCACTGAAACCGATTTAGTTATATTATCATGA